In a single window of the Microtus ochrogaster isolate Prairie Vole_2 unplaced genomic scaffold, MicOch1.0 UNK110, whole genome shotgun sequence genome:
- the LOC101994270 gene encoding LOW QUALITY PROTEIN: cytochrome P450 4B1 (The sequence of the model RefSeq protein was modified relative to this genomic sequence to represent the inferred CDS: inserted 2 bases in 2 codons) produces MVLNLLSPNLSRLGLWASVVILIVSVLKLFSLLVRRQKLARALDSFPGPPTHWLFGHALEIQKLGSLDKMVSWSQEFPYAHPLWLGQFVGFLNIYEPDYAKAVYSRGDPKAPDVYDFLLQWIGKGLLVLHGPKWFQHRKLLTPGFHYDVLKPYVAIFAESTHLMLDKWEKKASENKSFDIFCDVGHMALESLMKCTFGKGDSGLGHRDNSYYKAVSELTLLVQQRIESFQYHNDFIYWRTPHGRRFLKACQIAHDHTDQVIKQRRQXLQDEEEQKKIQKXRHLDFLDILLGVRDESGLEMSDADLRAEVDTFMFEGHDTTSSGISWFLYCMALYPEHQQRCREEVREILGGKNSFQWDDLAKMTYLTMCMKECFRLYPPVPQVYRQLNKPVTFVDGRSLPAGSLISMHIYALHRNSAVWPDPEVFDPLRFSPENVSGRHPFAYMPFSAGPRNCIGQQFAMSEMKVVTALCLLRFEFSLDPSKLPIKLPQLVLRSKNGIHLHLKSLGSGK; encoded by the exons ATGGTGCTCAACCTCCTCTCCCCAAACTTGTCCCGCCTGGGCCTGTGGGCTTCAGTAGTGATCCTGATAGTAAGTGTCCTCAAGCTCTTCAGCCTGCTGGTGCGGAGGCAGAAGCTGGCCAGGGCTCTGGACAGCTTCCCAGGGCCCCCTACACACTGGCTCTTTGGTCATGCCCTTGAG ATACAGAAGTTGGGGAGCCTTGACAAGATGGTGTCCTGGTCCCAAGAGTTCCCCTATGCCCATCCACTCTGGCTTGGACAATTCGTTGGTTTTCTGAACATCTATGAGCCTGACTATGCCAAAGCTGTGTACAGCCGTGGAG ACCCAAAGGCTCCAGATGTTTATGACTTCTTGCTTCAGTGGATCG gGAAAGGCTTATTGGTTCTCCATGGGCCCAAATGGTTCCAGCACCGCAAGTTGCTCACTCCTGGCTTCCACTATGATGTGCTGAAGCCCTATGTGGCCATATTTGCCGAGTCCACACATCTCATGCTG gacaagtGGGAGAAAAAGGCTAGTGAAAACAAGAGCTTTGACATCTTCTGTGACGTAGGTCACATGGCGCTGGAATCCCTCATGAAGTGCACCTTTGGCAAAGGAGACAGCGGCCTAGGACACAG AGACAATAGCTACTATAAGGCAGTCAGTGAGCTCACACTGCTGGTGCAGCAGCGCATTGAATCCTTCCAGTACCACAATGACTTCATTTACTGGCGCACTCCACATGGCCGCCGCTTCCTGAAAGCCTGCCAGATAGCCCATGACCATACAG ATCAGGTCATCAAGCAGCGAAGGC CCCTGCAGGATGAGGAGGAGCAGAAAAAGATCCAGA GGAGACATCTGGACTTCCTGGACATTCTCCTGGGTGTTCGG GATGAAAGTGGGCTCGAGATGTCAGATGCCGATCTCAGGGCCGAAGTGGATACATTCATGTTCGAAGGCCACGATACCACCAGTAGCGGTATCTCTTGGTTTCTCTACTGCATGGCCCTTTATCCTGAGCACCAGCAGCGATGTAGGGAGGAGGTCCGTGAGATCCTAGGAGGCAAGAACTCTTTCCAGTG GGATGATCTGGCCAAGATGACCTACCTGACTATGTGTATGAAGGAGTGCTTCCGCCTTTACCCACCTGTGCCCCAGGTATACCGCCAGCTCAACAAGCCAGTCACCTTTGTGGATGGCCGCTCTCTGCCTGCAG GCAGCCTGATCTCTATGCACATCTATGCCCTCCACAGGAACAGTGCTGTGTGGCCTGACCCAGAG GTCTTTGACCCATTGCGCTTTTCTCCTGAGAATGTGTCAGGACGCCATCCCTTTGCCTACATGCCTTTTTCTGCAGGACCCAG GAACTGCATTGGGCAGCAGTTTGCCATGAGCGAGATGAAGGTGGTCACAGCCCTGTGTTTGCTGCGCTTTGAATTCTCTCTGGATCCCTCAAAGCTGCCCATCAAACTTCCCCAGCTGGTCCTGCGCTCCAAAAATGGCATCCACCTCCACCTCAAGTCACTGGGCTCTGGGAAATAG